Proteins found in one Nitrospirae bacterium CG2_30_53_67 genomic segment:
- a CDS encoding cysteine synthase A: protein MNRDRVEWITGLIGNTPMVRIQRLAGQEEAVIWAKLESFNPGGSVKDRICLSMIEAAEREGKLRPGGVIVEPTSGNTGIGLAFVAAVKGYRAIFTMPETMSLERRTLLRAYGAEVVLTPGDEGMRGAIRKAEEMVEKNPGYFMPQQFKNPANPEVHRKTTAQEIIRQAGFDFHAFVAGVGTGGTVTGVGEVLKNKNPGIRIVAVEPRESPVLSGGKAGPHKIQGIGAGFVPDVLNMEIVDQIVRVSGEDAAAAARDLARQEGILCGISSGAAFFAALEVARELGPGKTVVVIFPDTGERYLSTDMYTK, encoded by the coding sequence ATGAACAGGGATAGAGTGGAATGGATTACCGGCCTGATCGGGAATACCCCCATGGTCCGGATACAACGGCTGGCCGGGCAGGAAGAGGCCGTCATCTGGGCCAAGCTCGAGTCCTTCAATCCCGGCGGCAGTGTCAAGGACAGGATCTGCCTGAGCATGATCGAGGCCGCGGAACGGGAAGGAAAGCTTAGACCCGGAGGGGTTATCGTCGAACCGACCAGCGGCAATACGGGGATCGGCTTGGCTTTTGTTGCTGCGGTCAAGGGGTATCGGGCCATCTTTACCATGCCGGAGACCATGAGCCTCGAGCGAAGAACCCTCTTGCGGGCCTACGGCGCCGAGGTGGTGCTGACGCCGGGAGATGAAGGGATGAGAGGGGCCATACGCAAGGCTGAAGAGATGGTCGAAAAGAATCCGGGGTATTTTATGCCCCAGCAGTTCAAGAACCCCGCCAATCCGGAGGTGCATAGGAAGACCACGGCGCAGGAAATTATCAGGCAGGCCGGTTTTGATTTCCATGCCTTTGTTGCAGGAGTGGGGACCGGTGGGACGGTCACCGGTGTGGGCGAGGTCCTGAAGAACAAAAATCCGGGCATCAGGATCGTGGCTGTTGAGCCCAGGGAATCCCCGGTCCTGTCCGGAGGTAAAGCCGGACCGCACAAGATCCAGGGGATCGGCGCCGGATTTGTTCCGGATGTCCTGAACATGGAGATCGTTGATCAGATTGTTCGGGTGAGCGGTGAGGATGCGGCAGCCGCGGCACGGGATCTGGCCAGGCAGGAAGGGATCCTTTGCGGGATTTCCTCGGGTGCGGCATTTTTTGCCGCGCTTGAAGTCGCCAGGGAACTCGGGCCGGGAAAGACCGTCGTGGTGATCTTTCCGGATACCGGGGAGCGTTACCTGAGTACGGATATGTATACAAAATAA
- a CDS encoding 30S ribosomal protein S21 — protein MLGIKIREGESFEGALRRFKKMCEKSGLLSEIRKREHYEKPSIRKKRKTLAAQKKALKIQKYSASK, from the coding sequence ATGCTTGGCATCAAAATCAGAGAAGGCGAATCTTTTGAAGGGGCGTTGAGGCGGTTCAAGAAAATGTGCGAAAAATCAGGGCTCTTGTCTGAAATCCGCAAGCGCGAACATTATGAAAAGCCCTCCATAAGAAAAAAGAGAAAAACACTCGCGGCTCAGAAAAAGGCGCTGAAAATTCAAAAATATTCTGCAAGCAAATAG